CAACCGCGCCATCAACGACGCCTGCCTCGCCGCCGGGATGCCGCCGATGCCCACCCGCTTCGGCCTGCATCTGGGCGAGGTGGTGGTGGGCAACGTCGGCTCCTCCGACCGCATGCAGTACACCGCGCTGGGCTCCCACGTGAACCTCGCCTCGCGCATCGAGGGGCTGAACAAGGTCTACGGCACCAGCATCCTGGTCACCGGGGCGGTGGAGCACGCGGTGCGCGGGCGCTTCCTGTTCCGGCCCATCGATCTCGCCGTGCCCTCGGGCCTGTCGTCGCCGATCGAGCTGTTCGAGCTGGTCGGCGCGCTCAACCCGCATTCGGCCTTCGCCCGCCCGCCGGAGACCCACGACCTGTGCCGCCAGTGGCACGTCGCCGTCTCGCTCTACCGCGGCCGGCGGTGGTCGGCCGCGCTGGACCTGCTGCGGCCCCTGGCCGACGAGCCGGAGGTGGCGGCGCTCGCCCGGCTCTACATCGCGCGCTGCGAACGGTTGATCGCCGATCCTCCCGGCGACGGCTGGACCCCCGCCGAGCATTTCAAGACCAAGTAACCGGAAGAGGACGCGATGAGAAGCAGATGGACGGCGCGGCTGATGGCCGCCTGCACGGTACTGGCGCTGGCGCTCGCCGCCGCCGGGGTGTCCGCCGAGACGGTCATCAAGCTGGCCCACCCCAACCGCAACGACGCCTTCGACAACACCGCCGGGGCGATGGCGATCGTGTTCAAGAACCATGTGGAGGTGGTGACCGAGAAGCGCGTGCGGGTGGAGATCTTTCCCGAGGGCCAGATGGGCCGCGACGGTGACGCGGTGAAGCTGGTCCGCCAGGGAACCATCCAGTCGGCCATCTCCTCGGTCGGCGGGGTGGCGCCGCTCTACCCGATGCTGGCGGTCATCGACCTGCCCTTCGCCTATTCCTCGGTCGCCAACGCCTACGACGTCTTCGACGGCCCCTTCGGCCACCGGCTGGCCGAGGAGATCCGGCGCAAGGCGGGGCTCGCCGTGCTGGGCTTCGGCGATCCGGGCGGTCTGTTCACCATCACCAACTCCAAGCGCCCGATCCGCCAGCCCGAGGACATGAAGGGGCTGAGGATCCGCACCATGGATCTGGAGACGCACCGCACCATGATCGGCAGCCTGGGCGGCACGCCGGTCAACGTCGCCTGGTCGGACCTCTACAACGCGCTGGGCACCGGCGCGGTGGACGGCCAGATGAATCCGGTGCCGATCGTCCGCTTCGCCCGCTTCGACGAGGTGCAGCGCCACCTGACGCTGAGCAACCACCTGTTCCTCCCCTATGTCTGGGTGATGAACGCCAGATTCCTGGACGATCTCGCCCCCAGCGACCGCGCGGCGGTGCTGAACGGCGCGCGTCTGGGCGTCGTCGCCAGCCGCGGCCTCAGCCGCCTGATCGAATCCTCCGACCGCGGCCTGCCGCCGCTGGCGCAGCGCATGGAGGTCCACACGCTGACCCCGCGCGAGGCGGAGGCGTTCCGCAAGGTCACCCAGCCCGCGGTGCGGCAGGCCATCGAGCGGCGCTTCGGCGCCGAGGGCGTGGAGATGCTGGCTGCCTTCGAACGGGCGATCTGCGAGGAGCGGACGCCGTAGACGGCGCAGCCGGACGGTCAGCTCATTCCATCCGCCGGACCGCTCCGCCGGCCAGAGCGCGCAGCCGTCCGGCGCGACCGTGTCCCGCCCCGTCGCCCCCCGCATCGCCCCCTGTATCGCCCAATGCGCTCACCGCCGCCGCGATCACCGACAGCCGCCGCGCCAGCGCCCATTCCGGCGCGCAGGCCTCCTCGCACAGCGCCCGCATCTCCGCGATGGACGGGCGCCATTTCTGCGTGCGGCGCCAACTCCGCGCCGCCGCATCGACCGCCCAGGCCGGGAATTCGCCGAGGTCCTCCGCCCAGTCGAGCGCGACCAGATGCTCCACCTCCGGCGCGGTTCCCTTGGCCGGGTAGTGGCTGAGCAGGGCCAGGACGCGGGCCAGCAGACGGTCCGGCGACGCCGGGGCCAGGATGGAGCCGGTCAACTCGTCAAGCGCCCGCCGCGCCATCAGCGCGTGCTGGGCGGTCACCCCGTCGGGCGGGCTCCACTCCTCCGTCACCCCGTCGAATCCGCGGTCGCCGAAGCGCG
This DNA window, taken from Azospirillum formosense, encodes the following:
- the dctP gene encoding TRAP transporter substrate-binding protein DctP; this encodes MRSRWTARLMAACTVLALALAAAGVSAETVIKLAHPNRNDAFDNTAGAMAIVFKNHVEVVTEKRVRVEIFPEGQMGRDGDAVKLVRQGTIQSAISSVGGVAPLYPMLAVIDLPFAYSSVANAYDVFDGPFGHRLAEEIRRKAGLAVLGFGDPGGLFTITNSKRPIRQPEDMKGLRIRTMDLETHRTMIGSLGGTPVNVAWSDLYNALGTGAVDGQMNPVPIVRFARFDEVQRHLTLSNHLFLPYVWVMNARFLDDLAPSDRAAVLNGARLGVVASRGLSRLIESSDRGLPPLAQRMEVHTLTPREAEAFRKVTQPAVRQAIERRFGAEGVEMLAAFERAICEERTP